The genomic region GCGGCTGACTCGCCGCTGCGCCTCGTGTTCCTCGGCACACCGGAGTTCGCCGTGCCTTCTTTGCGCGCGTTGTCCCGAACCCGGCATACACTGGCGGGTGTCGTTTCGCAGCCCGACCGACCGCGTGGCCGCGGGCGCGTGGTCGAGCCGACGCCGGTGGCGGCGCTGGCGCGCGAGCTCGGCGCGCCCTTGCTCCAGCCCGAGAAGCTGGGCGACGCGCCGGCGCTCGCCTGGCTGCGCGAGCGGGGGGCGGACCTGGGCATCGTGGTGGCGTTCGGACAGTTCATCCCGAAGGCGGCGCGCGAGACACCGAGGCTCGGCATGGTGAACGCGCACGCGAGTCTGTTGCCGCGCTGGCGCGGCGCCGCGCCGGTCGAGTGGGCGCTCGACGCGGGCGACGCGCGCACGGGCATCTCGGTCATGCGCGTGGCCAAGGAGATGGACGCGGGCGAGGTGTGTCTCGTGCGAGACACTCCGATCCGGCCCGAGGAGACCGCGGGCGAGCTGGCCGAGCGTCTGTCGCTCATGGCGGGCGAAGCGCTCGTGGCGGGCGTCGAGGAGATCGCCTCGGGCCGCGCCGTGTTCCGCGCCCAGGACCCCGCGGGAGTCACGTTCGCGCCCAAGCTCGAGCGCGCCTTCGCGCGGCTCGACCTGGCGCTGCCCGCCGAGCGCGTCGCGCGCCGCATCCGCGCCGCCACGCCGCGGCCGGGCGTGGACCTCGAGCTCGCACGCGCCGGGAAGCGCGTCTCGGTGCTGCGCGCGCGCGTGGGCGCGACACACTCCGGCGTCGCGCCGGGCGCGCTGCGCGCGGCGGACGGCCAGCTGCTCCTCGCCTGCGCGGACCGCTGGCTCGAGCTTTGCGAGCTGCGGCTCGCGGGGAAGCGCGCCCTGCCCGCGAGCGAGCTCTTGCGCGGGCTGCGGCTCGCCGAAGACGAGCGGGCGGTGCCGGTATGAGCGCAGGCGAGCTCGTCCCCAGCGCGCGCGGCGTCGCCTTCCACGTGCTGGAGC from Myxococcota bacterium harbors:
- the fmt gene encoding methionyl-tRNA formyltransferase — translated: MFLGTPEFAVPSLRALSRTRHTLAGVVSQPDRPRGRGRVVEPTPVAALARELGAPLLQPEKLGDAPALAWLRERGADLGIVVAFGQFIPKAARETPRLGMVNAHASLLPRWRGAAPVEWALDAGDARTGISVMRVAKEMDAGEVCLVRDTPIRPEETAGELAERLSLMAGEALVAGVEEIASGRAVFRAQDPAGVTFAPKLERAFARLDLALPAERVARRIRAATPRPGVDLELARAGKRVSVLRARVGATHSGVAPGALRAADGQLLLACADRWLELCELRLAGKRALPASELLRGLRLAEDERAVPV